Part of the Lolium rigidum isolate FL_2022 chromosome 6, APGP_CSIRO_Lrig_0.1, whole genome shotgun sequence genome, gccacatgcactCTCGGTggcttggtgttgagcatgcacacatgccgTGTGTGTCGCTTGTGTGTATGTGTGTACCGAGTCCCGTGaacttggcttggagaggatcagctcggcagcctgatcatatcccctccatttgctttatttgttaacctgccaagtggctttgccacttggcttaattctgtTTTTGGCTTTGATTTGTGCAGGGATCATCAATTGGTCACATTGGACAGGGAATTCATCAAacacaagatcaagtgaagaggatcttgtagaatttagactaggatcattaacttgtaatttttctttatttttctttcttctattctcgcccatttatgtaatgtgttgtattattcttttattccacttatgaatattgtaatgacattgtaaattgtgtaatgatcaataaagctcaaggtttctctcaaatgAGCTTTACTTAGTTGTTGTATTCTTGAttatcttgattaatgataattgtttattaaattatctcaagtttaaattatgtgatattcatttgaggtttgaatttgaaattcaaattcaaatttggtttgaattcaatcatacaacttaatttagaattcaatcatgcaacttaagttgtaatgcaatactctcctctcttctcaaaaccctaatttagttaggtgagttgcaagtttgtcgcactctcgaaaccctaaccccgtaaggtgtcgagagagaaacttgtcccccttcgatgcagttttagtttaaaagcgcgaaatttccccagaatttactatgcaatgcacatccctttctaaaatctacccctcgatcgtctctaaacctgggacattacaacaaCACAAACGCAAGACCTAACCTAGACCTAGCCCTAATATTTACATGATACCGGGCGCCTCTCCTTCCCCTTCTCTGGTCGACGTTGCTGACGAAGGAGAGTAGGGATCGGGCCGGAACTTGGGAGGAGCGGTCGACTCTCAAGCCTTCTGGAAGGGACTCGACGGTGGGGGAAAAGTCGATGTCGTTGGGCCACGTGGTATTtataaatactactccctccgtccattaatAGATGTGCAGTGGTTCATATAAATTTAGATGCATCTATGTTTaaaaaatgtctagatacattcaaatttatacAGATTTTTGACATCTAAAAATGGATAGAGGCAGTATAGTTTTTggatttttaaaaataaagaaaTCACTAGAGCTCTAGGATTCAAATAGGGAAGTTGGAGTATGCCGTGACCACCGTGCGACCGATGCAATGCCCGTAAGATCAGAACCCGTAGTTTGCGCCGCCTTTACGAGCCGGTGGCAGATGACAGCTAGCAACAGGTGCACAGGATCGTCGTGAGCCATCCGATGGGCCCAAGTTTGCGCCGCCTTTATAACAGACGGTCAGGATCACACCACGTCAGCCCATCCATTGCTCCTCTCCAAAACCACCACGCACGGCAATCACCTCACCACCCACGCCGCGCAGACCCAGAGACGACAGAGAGAGCGAGCGGGGACATGGCCCccaccgccgccctcctcctcgtctccgccgccgccatcctcctCGCCCCCGCCGTCTCTGCCGCGACGTCCGAGGTGCCGCCGGCCACGCCGTGCGCGGCGGCCATCGTGTCCTTCTCGCCGTGCCTGGCGCACGTCGCGCTGGTGGAGCCGCCCGCcctgcccgcgcccgcgcccaccGCCGCCTGCTGCGCGGCGTTCCTGCGGGCCGTCTCCGCCGGGGACGGCGAGGGCGGTGGAGGCGAGGGATGCTTCTGCTACCTGCTCCGCGAcccgctcctcctcggcttccccgTCGACCTCGCGCGCCTCGGCGCGCTCCTCCCCACCTGCGCCTCCGCCAACGCCTCCCCCGCCACCACCGTCGAGGCCGAGACCCTCTTCGCCGACAAGTGCCGAGGTGCGAAACTTCTCCTTCGTCCCCCCGCTCCTCCCTCTGTATGTCCTTGCAGTACGTATGCTTCGACCGAATGTCGGGCACACCCTGTGCGCGTGTTGTGGCATTCCCGTTGATCACCGCTCAAAATACAAGTTACTTTCTAATCTGCGTATTATTGTGTTCTCGGTCCTTGTACAACCACATTGGTGCTGGTAGATCAGTAGATGCGGGATATTATTACTTCTGCATTTCTGAActggatttatttatttttgttgagGAGAAGATATAGAGAGGCCCAGAATTGTCTCATGTCCCCGAAGAACTCTATTCCTTATGCATTTCTGCTACTACAATTAGTCACGACTGCTGAGCACTTAAGCAGCCTGTTGGATTGCTTGTTAGATATACTATGGATTCCACGCAGTTTTAGCGATGTTTACTGTCAGTTAAAGGCGGTCGTGGCTTGGTGGTTTCTCTTAAAGAGTTCACAAACGTAAATTATAAAATTGAAGCAACAAATGTCTTAGTATTCGCTAACTCGATTTGCCAACTGAAACAGAGCTCAAGTCACTGCCTGAGATGCATTTTGCACCTCCATCGCCACCTCcaactccacctccaccttccgcACCGAAAATTTCTCCAGGTAAACCAATTCTCTGCATGTCTAATGTTTCCACGGATCAGTGTTCAGTTATGCTATTCTGAAGAAAAGAACAACATGCATCTTGGCAGACATGTCAAACCTGAATGTGTTTTTGTCTTGGAAGTGTTCTACCCATTTCGTGTTCTATGCCGCAGCTGTACAAGTTCAAACTTCACTATAGATTGCACCACATACTCTCTACTTGTACTGGATGTCTCTCTTCTCTCCAGTTGTAACTGTGCCTACTAATTTCATCATCGAATCTCTTGCTGACATTGTCTACTTTGCCTGCACTGCTCGGTTATGTTCTAGCTGCTCCTTGTAGCCTGAGTAGTCCATTTTGGTCGTTTGAACACTGGGATGTCTTTCTTCAATCGTCGGTCATATACTCCATGTGCACTAGTTAATCTGCTGTGATTGCCTCTGCAGCTACCGTTGAAGAACCAGCGTCACCGCCCCCGGAGATGGAGGAGCATTCGACATCGACGCCCGTCACGCCAGCTGATCGTTCGGGATCGGATGCCTTGTGTGCCTGCCGGGTTTTCCTTGTGGCGTTGGTCTTCGCAGCAGCAGTCTTGATCACGCTGCAGTTCTGATAGATGCTGGCCATCGCTTTGTTTggaaagctttcgatacatacgtGTGCCTGCTGCGTCATTCTTGCTCGGATCCTTTTGTTGCATACGCTGAGGCTGCTACATGATACATGGCACGATATATACCTGAAAACCCTTCCTGACGGGTGCAGTTTTTTTCGCGTGCATTTTTCATGATCTGACAGTGCAAGTAACTGTTTTCCGGTGGCAATACATGCACAGCTGTATACATTCAGATTTATAGAATGCAGTTTAGTTCCTCTGCTGATTGTCTCTGAATCTGCATACATTTTTCTTGTGCTTGTTCAAAGACAGAGAACTCACTGAAATTTTAGTATTTCACTATATACAGAACTGTGCAGTTCGCACGGAGAAATTCAGAGTTACGCCATTGAAAGTAAGCAAAACAGGAGTAGATACTGGCATTGAAATTAAGCAAAAACAGAAGTAGATAGCATGATCAGCGGAATACAGCATTACATGGCAATGGCAACGGACCAAAGGTATGTGATCAGCTTAGTCTGCCGGCAGGATAACTTCTACGGGCGGCACGCAAGCAGTGACAGTACCCCTGCTGCCAAGACGAAGGAGGCGAGGAGCTGAGAGGACATGCTCCGGTGGGCGCTGGACGGGTAGTACTGCGGGTACAACTGCCCCGGCGTCTCGTACGTGTTGCTCCACGGGTACCCGTACTGCCCAGCCGGCGGTGTAAGGTAGTACCCGGCCTCCGCCGGCGGAGTGTAGTAGTACACCGGCGTCGGCTCGGGCTTCGTCGTCGGCGGGTAGTACACTGGCTTCGGCTCAGGCTCCGTCGGCGGCGGGTAGTACTTCGGCGTCGGAATCGGCTCAGGCtcaggctccggctccggctcgggcTTAGGCTCCGGTTTTGGCTCCGGCTCtgacggcggcgggtggcgcgCCGGCACCGCCGGCGGGAGCGGGTGCGGATCCACGTCGCAGACGCACATGAGGCACTTGCACTTGTCCTCGGTCACTCCGGCCATTGCAGgggacaccaccaccatcaccagggACACGAGGATTATCGTCCGCAGAGGCGACATTTGGCTTGATTGTCTCTATGTTCTTGTGTCAAAGATCAGCAAACACATCTCACTAACCAGACTGAGCCGAGATGCCGTATATGTATGTGAGCTGGACAACCCGAGTCTTAAGTTGGTGCATATCCTAAGTAGGTCTTGGTATGCTGGTGCAACTACTGCTATTTTCTCAAGTGTATGCGTGCGTTGCACGCTCTGTTTCAGCAAGCCACGGAACCAAACCAAATATTAGAGCTCAGTTTAATCTGTTCGGTTG contains:
- the LOC124659806 gene encoding non-specific lipid transfer protein GPI-anchored 25-like, with the protein product MAPTAALLLVSAAAILLAPAVSAATSEVPPATPCAAAIVSFSPCLAHVALVEPPALPAPAPTAACCAAFLRAVSAGDGEGGGGEGCFCYLLRDPLLLGFPVDLARLGALLPTCASANASPATTVEAETLFADKCRELKSLPEMHFAPPSPPPTPPPPSAPKISPATVEEPASPPPEMEEHSTSTPVTPADRSGSDALCACRVFLVALVFAAAVLITLQF